One part of the Glycine soja cultivar W05 chromosome 11, ASM419377v2, whole genome shotgun sequence genome encodes these proteins:
- the LOC114373194 gene encoding uncharacterized protein LOC114373194, translating to MARRNEQERLLNEALNNLAQVMANQGGSGGATMYHGLDHFQRNNPPTFKGGYDPDDAEAWLREIEKIFWVTECQDHYKVLFATHMLAYEVEHWWENTRPRLEGAGGVVVPWGTFRQTFLEKYFPEDVKNRKEMEFLELKQGSMTVVEYAMKFENLGRYFPHYQGEAGERSKCVKFVNGL from the coding sequence ATGGCTAGGAGAAATGAGCAAGAACGACTCCTTAACGAGGCCTTGAACAACTTGGCGCAAGTTATGGCCAATCAGGGAGGCAGTGGAGGAGCAACTATGTACCATGGTTTAGATCACTTTCAGAGGAACAACCCACCTACCTTCAAAGGAGGTTATGATCCTGATGATGCTGAGGCTTGGTTGAGGGAGATTGAGAAGATCTTCTGGGTGACGGAGTGTCAGGACCATTATAAGGTGTTGTTTGCTACTCACATGCTAGCATATGAGGTAGAGCATTGGTGGGAGAACACTCGGCCACGTTTAGAAGGAGCAGGTGGTGTTGTTGTCCCATGGGGGACCTTCAGACAGACTTTTCTAGAGAAGTATTTTCCAGAAGATGTGAAGAATAGGAAAGAGATGGAGTTCCTTGAGCTAAAACAAGGGAGTATGACAGTGGTAGAGTATGCAATGAAGTTTGAGAACCTTGGAAGGTATTTTCCTCATTATCAGGGGGAAGCTGGGGAGAGGTCCAAGTGTGTGAAATTTGTCAATGGCCTCTGA
- the LOC114374707 gene encoding NAD(P)H-quinone oxidoreductase subunit N, chloroplastic-like — translation MSSTASLGYGGPTCFNNVVHQTMRNSFIATKQHNSVMRVVKGWRGRHGNNCNTSKRVVGVVQCRGLGDFIGGDLIKFDLGRWLSDVEEHKALAIYPPHEGGYEGRYLSRLKRQGYYFLDLTARGLGDPETTLTKIHPVCPPHVGKQPIARWYFPPEVDYRLEALPPNAKGLVVWIIEAKVLSKAELQFLALLPTLRPNVRVIAECGNWRKFMWKPLKEIAGLTTSEEA, via the exons atgtcATCCACTGCTAGCTTGGGTTATGGGGGTCCAACCTGCTTCAACAATGTTGTTCATCAGACAATGAGGAACAGTTTCATAGCCACAAAACAGCATAACAGTGTGATGAGAGTGGTGAAGGGTTGGAGAGGAAGACATGGTAATAATTGCAACACATCCAAAAGGGTGGTAGGAGTTGTGCAGTGTAGAGGGCTAGGGGACTTCATAGGTGGAGActtgataaagtttgatcttggACGTTGGCTTTCAGATGTTGAAGAGCACAAAGCACTTGCAATATACCCTCCTCATGAAGGAGGCTATGAGGGTCGCTACTTGTCACGCCTCAAACGTCAGGGATACTATTTTCTTGATCTTACAGCTCGTGGCCTTGGTGATCCTGAAACCACCCTCACTAAGATTCACCCTGTTTGCcct CCTCATGTTGGGAAGCAGCCAATAGCAAGGTGGTATTTCCCACCAGAAGTTGATTACAGATTAGAAGCATTGCCACCAAATGCCAAAGGACTGGTGGTGTGGATAATTGAAGCCAAG GTTCTCTCTAAGGCAGAACTGCAGTTCCTAGCTTTGCTGCCAACACTTAGGCCTAATGTGAGGGTCATTGCTGAATGTGGAAACTG GAGAAAGTTTATGTGGAAACCACTAAAAGAAATTGCGGGACTAACAACCAGTGAGGAAGCTTGA